The nucleotide window GGCGCAGACGCTGGTGGACGTGGACTGCTGGACCCGGGTGCTCGGCGAGCCGCTGCGCCCCGGCGCCATCCTGGACGTCATCCGCGCGCGCACCGCGCGAGGAGGCCGCGCATGAGCAGCTGCTCGCTGATCCACCTGTCCGATGGCGACGATCGCGACTACGCGATGTCGGACTACGAAGGGGCACAGGCCCGCTGGTGCCCCGGCTGCGGGGACCACTCTGTCCTGAGCGCGGTGCAACGTCTCCTGGCCCAGGAGGACCTGCCGCCCGAGCAGACCGTCTTCGTCTCGGGGATCGGCTGCTCCAGCCGCTTCCCGCACTACATCAACACGTACGGCTTCCATGGCATCCACGGCCGGGCGCTGCCCCTCGCCACCGGTGTGAAGCTGCACCGCCCCGAGCTCCACGTGTTCGTGGTGATGGGAGACGGAGACTGCGTCTCCATCGGCGCCGGCCACTGGATCCATGCCACGCGCTACAACGTGGACATGGTGGCGCTGCTGCTGGACAACGAGATCTACGGCCTGACCAAGATGCAGACGTCGCCCACCACGCCCCAGGGCTACAAGACGTCCACGCAACCGAGAGGCAGCTGGCTGCCGCCCATCAATCCGATCGAGGCGACGCTGGGCGTGACCAATGCGTCCTTCGTGGCGCAGACGGCCGAGTGGATCCCCGCGCACATGCAGGCGACGCTGGAGGCCGCCCACCGACACCGCGGCTTCTCCTTCGTGCGCATCCTGCAACGCTGCCCCCACTTCACGCCGGATATCTTCGGCGGCGACGTGAAGAGCCCGGAGCGCACGCAGATGCTCGTGCACGAGAAGGGCATCGACGTCCCGGCACTCGCCAACCGCTACAGCGACCGGATCACACACGATCCCGGTGACCTCGACGGGGCGCGCCGGCTCGCGGAGGACACGAGCAAGCTCAAGCTCGGGCTGTTCTTCCACGACCCGGACCGGCCGCGCTACGAGGAGACGCGGCATGTCGCCGCACACACCGCCGACGAGAAGATCGCGCTGCTCGATCGGGAGCTCGACCGCTATGCCGTCTGACAACACGCGGGTCCAGCAGGCGCTGGCGGCGCTCGCTCCGGCCATCGAGCCGTTCGAGACGGCGCTCGCTGCGACCATCGAAGAGCTCCGGGGCTTCCTGGACGCACACCGACAGGAGAACGCGGCGGGCGAGCGGGTCGGCGCCGAGCTGGGGCGGTTCGCTGCGGCCCGCATCGACCCCGAGCGCTTCTCCTCCCTGATCGCGCCGCCCACCACGACGGACGTGGAGACCCTGCACGTGGTCGAGCGGGCGCTGGACACCTTGCAGAGCCTGCGGCAACGCGGCACCGACCTGTTCTGGGCGCGGGTCACGCCCGGTGGGGATCTGCGCACCACCGTCACGGACGCGCTCGCGGACGCCGGTCGCGCCTTCGGCGTGGCGCGGGCGCTGCGGTTCGTCTGGAACGGAGTGCCCACCACCTCCCTGGACGATCCGCGCGACCCGTTCCCGCCCTCCCGGTGGAATCCGGCGGAGCGCGCGCTCGCGCCCCCGCTGGTGGTGGAGGTCGGCGGCCGGGACGTGAGCGCGGCCGGACTCGCCGACCTGCTCGAAGGGCGGCAGAAGGTGATCCTCGTGGTGGAAGGGCCGGCGCCGGTGGCGCCACTCGCCCGCCTGCTCACGCCGGACCTCCTCGTCGCGCAGGTGGGCAGAGCGGAGGCGCTCGCCGAGGTGGGGCGCTGGTCGGGTCCGGCGGTCGCGGCCTGGATGGAGCAGGGGGGCGCCCGCTTCGTGCACCGGCCGGGCGGGGCCTCGTTTCGGACGCGGGTGCAGGAGGAGGAGATCCCCGACGCACCGACCGGCCGCGTGCTGGGCCGCGTGGCGGCCGCGCGCGAGGCCAACGACCTGGAGCACCTGCGCGAGCTGCTCACGTCTGCTCCGGCCGCGGCGCAGGTCCCCGTGATCACCGATGCGTCGGCGACGGGGACGCCGGACGCTGCTGTTGCGGTACCGACCGCCGCGCCCGCCGATCGCCTGGCGGGCTGGCTGCTGGCCCAGGCCGGACTGGCGGGCGGAGCGTGACGTGGACGGCGCGCTCGTGCTCCAATCGGTCGCGATCCTGGGCGGCGTCGGACTGACGTTCGGCGCGCTGATCGCGCTGGCCCACAAGAAGCTGAGCGTCTGGGAGGATCCCCGGATCGACTCCCTGACGGAGCTGCTGCCGGGCGCGAACTGCGGCGCCTGCGGCTTCGCCGGGTGTCGCGCGTTCGCGGAGAGCCTGGTGGGCGGCGCCGCCGTGCCTGCGGGCTGCACCGTGATGGGATCCGCCGACGTGGACGAGGTGGCGTCCTTCCTGGGTGTGGCCGCGGGCGCCGCGGACCGGAGGATCGCCCGACTGCTCTGCGCCGGCGGCTCCGACGTGGCGCGGCGCAAGGCGGACTACTACGGGCTGGCGAGTTGCGCTGCGGCCCGCGCGGTCACCGGCGGCGGCAAGGCCTGCGCCTGGGGGTGCATCGGCCTCGGGGACTGCGCGGTCGCGTGCGACTTCGATGCCATCGGCATGACCGCGTTCGACCTTCCTGCGGTCGACCCGGACCGCTGCACGGCCTGCGGAGACTGTGTGGAGGCATGTCCGCTGGACCTGTTCGTGCTCCTCCCGCTGGACCGGCACCTGCTCGTCCAGTGCCGCAACCTCCTGGAAGGCGACGCGGCCACGTCGGTGTGCTCGGTCGCCTGCAACGCCTGCGGTCGCTGCGTCCAGGACGCCGCACCCGGTCTCATCGAGATCCGCTCCGGCCTGGCCGTGATCGACGAGACCGCCATCGCGCAGGAGAACCCCGATGCCACGGCCCGTTGCCCCACCGGTGCCATCACCTGGGTGATGGGACGGCAGGCCTTCCCCGGTAGCGAGCCCCGACTCGACGAGGCGGTTGCATGATGGACCTGTTCCGGAAGAAGCACCCCGAGGTCTCGCCCGCCGAGCCTGCGCCGTTCCCCGGCCATCTCGAGGCCACCGACGGCAGTGCCGCGGTCGTGGCGATGGAGACGGCGGCGAGCGAGGCGGCCGGTGCCTACCCGATCACGCCGTCCACGCAGATGGGCGAGGGATGGGCCCAGGCCGTGGCGGCCGGACAGACCAACGTCAACGGACGGCGCCTGCTGTTCTTCGAGCCGGAAGGGGAGCACGCGGCCGCGGCGGTGACCGCCGGCCTCAGCATGATGGGTCTGCGCGCGACCAACTTCTCGAGCGGGCAGGGGATCGCCTACATGCACGAGTCGTTGTACGCGGCGGCGGGGAAGCGGCTCACGTACGTGCTGAACGTGGCGGCCCGCGCCATGACCAAACAGGCGCTCAACGTCCACGCGGGGCACGACGACTATCACGCGGTCGACGACAGCGGGTTCTTCCAGCTCTTCGCCAAGAACGTGCAGGAAGCGGCCGACCTCACGCTGATCGCGCACCGGATCGCCGAGCTGTCGCTCACGCCGGGCATCTCCGCCCAGGACGGCTTCCTCACCAGCCATGTGATCGAATCCCTGCTGTTGCCCGAGCGGGAGCTGGTCAAGGCCTACCTGGGGGACCCGGCCGACCGGATCGACTCCCCCACGCCCGCGCAGCGGCTGGTGTACGGGCCCACCCGCAGGCGCATCCCGGAGCTCTTCGACTTCGACTATCCCGCCATGTTCGGCGTGGTGCAGAACCAGGAGAGCTACGCCCAGGGCGTGGCCGCCCAGCGGCCGTTCTACTTCGACCACGTGGCGGCCCTGGCCGACCGGGCGTTCGACGAGTACGCCGCCTTGAGCGGTCGTCGCTACGCCCGGGCCACCGGCTACCGCATGGAGGACGCCGAATACGTCCTGGCGGGACAGGGCTCCGTCGTGTGGAACGCCGAGGCGCTGGCGGATCATCTGCGGACCACGCGCGGCCTGAAGGTGGGCGTGCTCAACCTCACGATGTTCCGCCCGTTCCCCTGTGATCAGGTGAGCGCGTGGCTGCGGGGCCGGAGGGCGGTGACGGTGCTGGAGCGCGTGGATCAGCCGCTGGCGGCCGATCCTCCTCTGCTGCGCGAGATCCGCAGCGCGCTGGGCCAGGGCGTCGAGAACGGCCGGGCCCGCGGCGCCCAGCCGTACCCGGGGGTCGCGGCGCTCGCGCCGGACGAGGTCCCGGACTTCTACGCGGGCGGCTTCGGCTTCGGGAGCCGCGACCTGCAGCCCGGCGACCTGCTCGCCGCGGTGGAGAACATGCTGGAAGGCGGCGCCCAACGTCGGCACTTCTACCTGGGCATCGACTTCATCGACCGGGAGACGCGGGCGCCGAAGCTGCAGATCTGGCAGCAGGAGCTGCTGGACGCCTACCCGCACCTCGAGCAACTCGCGCTGCCCGCAGCCGCGGACCTGGATCTGCTCCCCCAGGACTCGATCGCGATCCGCATCCACTCGGTCGGCGGTTGGGGCGCGATCACGATGGGGAAGAACCTCGCGCTCACGGCGTTCGAGCTGGCCGGCCTGCACGTGAAGGCGAACCCGAAGTACGGGTCCGAGAAGAAGGGACAGCCCACGAACTTCTACGCCGTGCTGGCGCGCGAGCCCATCCGCATCAACGCCGAGCTCAAGCACGTCGACGTGGTGCTCTCTCCCGACCCGAACGTCTTCCGCTCCACCGATCCGCTGGCCGGGTTCAACCCGGGCGGTGCCTTCGTCATCCAGAGCGATCTGCCCACCGACCAGGTCTGGGCGTCCCTCCCGGTGGCTGCGCAGCGCACCATCGTGGACAAGGGGCTGCGCCTCTATGCGTTCGACGCGTTCCGCATCGCGGCAGAGGAGGCGACCGACGCGGAGCTGCGCTACCGCATGCAGGGCGTTGCGTTCATGGGGGCCTTCTTCCGGGTCTCCCCGCTCGCGGAGCGGGAAGGCTTGAGCGAAGAGGCGCTCTTCGACGGCATCCGCGGGCAGATCGAGAAGAAGTTCGGCAAGCTCGGCGCGCGCGTGGTCGAGGACAACCTGCGGGTGATCCGTCGTGGCTTCGACGAGGTGCGCCCGGTGCCCCATGGCCCGGTCGGACAGGACGAGCCCGGCGCCCACGTGCTGCCGGGCCTGCCGTCCCTGTTGGACGTGCCCGCGGCCAAGCCTGGGGTGGGCAATCCCGGACGGTTCTGGGAGCAGGTCTGCGCGTACTGCGCCACGACGGGCAAGGACGGCATCGCGGACCCGTTCGCCGCCCACGCCGTCATCCCGGCGGCGACGAGCACCGTGCGCGACATGACCAACATCCGCTTCGAAGTCCCGGACTTCGTGGCGGACAAGTGCACGGGCTGCAGTCAATGCTGGATGCAGTGCCCGGACGCGGCGATCCCGGGCCTGGTGACGTCCGTGGAGGACGCGCTGCAGGCGGCCATCCGCACCGCTGCCAACGGCACGCCGCTCAATCGCCTGAAGCCCCTGACCCCGCACCTGGCCAAGGAGTCGCGCAAGATCCTGCAGGGCGTCGGCATGCGGTCGTTCGCCGACGCGGTGGCGGCGGCCTACGACAACGTGGCCGGCAAGCTGAAGTGGGATCCGGAGCGCCGGAAGGCCCTGGACGAGGAGTGGGCCGCCGCCTACGGCGTGCTGGCGGACTTCCCCTTCGCGCGCACGGCGCCGTTCTTCGACGTGCCCGAGAAGAAGGAGAAGGGCAGCGGGGGCCTGCTCTCCATCACCGTGAACCCCGAAGCCTGCAAGGGCTGCAACATCTGCGTGGACGTCTGCCCGGAAGGCGCGCTCATCACGGTGCGTCAGGACGAGGCCATCGTGGAGCGCCTGCGCAGGAACTGGCAACTCTGGGAGAACCTGCCGGATACGGACGATCGCTACATCAACGTCCGCAATGTGGAACAGGGCATCGGCGTGCTGCCCACGCTCCTGCTCAAGAAGAAGAACTACCGCTCCATGGCGGGCGGCGACGGAGCCTGCATGGGCTGCGGCGAGAAGACCGCGGTCCATGTGCTGGTGTCGACGATCGAAGGGCTCATGCAGCCGCGCGCGGAAGCCTTCGTCAAGCGGCTGGACGGTCTGGTCGGTTCGCTGGAGGAGCGCGCCCGTGCCCTGGTGGCGGCGGACGCCGACCTGGACGCGCCCGGCGCCGCGGACGGCGCGCTGGCCGTGGAGGCGTCCCCCGCGCACCGCGAGCGCCTGGCCCTGCTGCTCCGCACCCGCGACCGGCTGAAGGACCTGCGCTGGCGGTACGTGGAGGGGCCTGGCGGGCGCGGCCGCGCCCACATGGGGATCAGCAACTCCACCGGCTGTTCGTCCGTGTGGGGCAGCACCTATCCCTACAACCCGTATCCCTTCCCCTGGGTGAACCACCTCTTCCAGGACGCGCCGTCGGTGGCCATCGGCATCTTCGAGGGCCAGATGCGGAAGATGGCGGACAACTTCATCGAGGTCCGGCGCGCGGAGGGGTTGGTCGCCGACACCTACGACGCCGAACGGGACGAGGCGTTCTTCGAGGCCTTCTCGTGGAAGGACTTCTCGGACGCCGAGTTCCACCTGTGCCCGCCGGTGCTCGCCATGGGTGGGGATGGGGCCATGCTGGACATCGGCTTCCAGAACCTTTCCCGGCTGCTCGCGTCCGGGAAGCCGATCCGCGTGGTGGTGCTGGACACCCAGGTCTACTCGAACACGGGGGGGCAATCCTGCACCTCCGGGTTCACCGGCCAGGTGGCCGACATGGCCGGCTACGGGAAGGCGCAGCACGGAAAGACCGAGACCCGCAAGGAGCTCGCGCTCATCGCGCTGGCGCATCGGGGCGCCTACGTGCTGCAGACCTCCCAGGCGGCGCCTTCGCACATGATGCAGGGCATCCTGCGCGGCCTGAACGCGCGGCGCCCCGCCGTCTTCAACATCTATACGCCCTGTCCGGTCGAGCACGGGGTCGCCGACGAGTGGGCGCCCCACTCGGCGCGCCTCGCGCTCGAGAGCCGGGCCTTCCCGTTCCTGGTGTACGACCCGGACGCCGGGCCCAGCGTGGCGGAGTGCCTCACCCTCGACGGCAACCCGTCGGTGGAGGACGTGTGGCCCACGTACACGTTGCGCTACCAGGAGGACGGGGAGGAGCGCACGCTGGAGGTGCCGCTCACGATCGCCGACTGGGCCGCGACGGAAGGACGCTTCAAGAAGCACTTCAAGCCCTTGAAGCCGAGCGAGTGGGAGGGTTCGCATCTCGTGCCCTTCGCCGAGCTGGTGGCCACGGCGCCCGAGGACCGGGTGGGGAAGACGCCGTGGATCCATACGCTCGGGCCCGACGGGCGGCTGGAACGCCTGGCCACGACGCACGAGATGGTCGCGCTCGCCGACGACCGCCTGCGCTTCTGGGATCAGCTGAAGGAGTTGGCGGGGCTCGAGGTGTCGAGTCGGGTGCGCCAGGGCGTCAGCCGGGCGTTGGAGCAGGAGTTCGACGCGCGCCTGCAGGCGCTGACGGCCGACTACGAGACCCGCCTGGCGGAGCTCAAGGCCAGCTACCCCCGGGTGGTGGCGCGGCGGCTGGCGGAAGGGCTGCTGGCGGGCGGACCCGACCGGACGGTGGCGGAGCTGCTGGACGCGGCCGCGAACGCCGTGCCGGTCGGACCCGTCGCATTCGCGGACGATGCGCTGAACGGCGGGTTCGCGGGTGGACCCGTCGGAGGTGTCGCGGCGCCGGTGCCCGCGCCGGCGGAGTCGATGCCCGTCCCTGCCGCGCCATCCGCCGCCCCTGTGCCGTCGACACCGGCCGCTCCACCAACCCCGACGGCGCCGGCCGAGGAGGAGGACGACGAGCTCACCATGGGTCCCTACATCGAGACGGACCTGTGCACGAGCTGCAACGAGTGCATCAACATCAACAAGCGGATGTTCGGCTACAACGACACCAAGCAGGCGTTCATCCAGGATCCGAAGGCCGGGACGTTCGCCGAGCTGGTGCGGGCC belongs to Gemmatimonadota bacterium and includes:
- a CDS encoding (Fe-S)-binding protein → MDGALVLQSVAILGGVGLTFGALIALAHKKLSVWEDPRIDSLTELLPGANCGACGFAGCRAFAESLVGGAAVPAGCTVMGSADVDEVASFLGVAAGAADRRIARLLCAGGSDVARRKADYYGLASCAAARAVTGGGKACAWGCIGLGDCAVACDFDAIGMTAFDLPAVDPDRCTACGDCVEACPLDLFVLLPLDRHLLVQCRNLLEGDAATSVCSVACNACGRCVQDAAPGLIEIRSGLAVIDETAIAQENPDATARCPTGAITWVMGRQAFPGSEPRLDEAVA
- a CDS encoding thiamine pyrophosphate-dependent enzyme, with product MSSCSLIHLSDGDDRDYAMSDYEGAQARWCPGCGDHSVLSAVQRLLAQEDLPPEQTVFVSGIGCSSRFPHYINTYGFHGIHGRALPLATGVKLHRPELHVFVVMGDGDCVSIGAGHWIHATRYNVDMVALLLDNEIYGLTKMQTSPTTPQGYKTSTQPRGSWLPPINPIEATLGVTNASFVAQTAEWIPAHMQATLEAAHRHRGFSFVRILQRCPHFTPDIFGGDVKSPERTQMLVHEKGIDVPALANRYSDRITHDPGDLDGARRLAEDTSKLKLGLFFHDPDRPRYEETRHVAAHTADEKIALLDRELDRYAV
- a CDS encoding 2-oxoacid:acceptor oxidoreductase family protein, producing MMDLFRKKHPEVSPAEPAPFPGHLEATDGSAAVVAMETAASEAAGAYPITPSTQMGEGWAQAVAAGQTNVNGRRLLFFEPEGEHAAAAVTAGLSMMGLRATNFSSGQGIAYMHESLYAAAGKRLTYVLNVAARAMTKQALNVHAGHDDYHAVDDSGFFQLFAKNVQEAADLTLIAHRIAELSLTPGISAQDGFLTSHVIESLLLPERELVKAYLGDPADRIDSPTPAQRLVYGPTRRRIPELFDFDYPAMFGVVQNQESYAQGVAAQRPFYFDHVAALADRAFDEYAALSGRRYARATGYRMEDAEYVLAGQGSVVWNAEALADHLRTTRGLKVGVLNLTMFRPFPCDQVSAWLRGRRAVTVLERVDQPLAADPPLLREIRSALGQGVENGRARGAQPYPGVAALAPDEVPDFYAGGFGFGSRDLQPGDLLAAVENMLEGGAQRRHFYLGIDFIDRETRAPKLQIWQQELLDAYPHLEQLALPAAADLDLLPQDSIAIRIHSVGGWGAITMGKNLALTAFELAGLHVKANPKYGSEKKGQPTNFYAVLAREPIRINAELKHVDVVLSPDPNVFRSTDPLAGFNPGGAFVIQSDLPTDQVWASLPVAAQRTIVDKGLRLYAFDAFRIAAEEATDAELRYRMQGVAFMGAFFRVSPLAEREGLSEEALFDGIRGQIEKKFGKLGARVVEDNLRVIRRGFDEVRPVPHGPVGQDEPGAHVLPGLPSLLDVPAAKPGVGNPGRFWEQVCAYCATTGKDGIADPFAAHAVIPAATSTVRDMTNIRFEVPDFVADKCTGCSQCWMQCPDAAIPGLVTSVEDALQAAIRTAANGTPLNRLKPLTPHLAKESRKILQGVGMRSFADAVAAAYDNVAGKLKWDPERRKALDEEWAAAYGVLADFPFARTAPFFDVPEKKEKGSGGLLSITVNPEACKGCNICVDVCPEGALITVRQDEAIVERLRRNWQLWENLPDTDDRYINVRNVEQGIGVLPTLLLKKKNYRSMAGGDGACMGCGEKTAVHVLVSTIEGLMQPRAEAFVKRLDGLVGSLEERARALVAADADLDAPGAADGALAVEASPAHRERLALLLRTRDRLKDLRWRYVEGPGGRGRAHMGISNSTGCSSVWGSTYPYNPYPFPWVNHLFQDAPSVAIGIFEGQMRKMADNFIEVRRAEGLVADTYDAERDEAFFEAFSWKDFSDAEFHLCPPVLAMGGDGAMLDIGFQNLSRLLASGKPIRVVVLDTQVYSNTGGQSCTSGFTGQVADMAGYGKAQHGKTETRKELALIALAHRGAYVLQTSQAAPSHMMQGILRGLNARRPAVFNIYTPCPVEHGVADEWAPHSARLALESRAFPFLVYDPDAGPSVAECLTLDGNPSVEDVWPTYTLRYQEDGEERTLEVPLTIADWAATEGRFKKHFKPLKPSEWEGSHLVPFAELVATAPEDRVGKTPWIHTLGPDGRLERLATTHEMVALADDRLRFWDQLKELAGLEVSSRVRQGVSRALEQEFDARLQALTADYETRLAELKASYPRVVARRLAEGLLAGGPDRTVAELLDAAANAVPVGPVAFADDALNGGFAGGPVGGVAAPVPAPAESMPVPAAPSAAPVPSTPAAPPTPTAPAEEEDDELTMGPYIETDLCTSCNECININKRMFGYNDTKQAFIQDPKAGTFAELVRAAEQCPAGIIHPGTPLDPNEPDLDKWRARAEPFL